From Ictidomys tridecemlineatus isolate mIctTri1 chromosome 2, mIctTri1.hap1, whole genome shotgun sequence, the proteins below share one genomic window:
- the LOC101957913 gene encoding LOW QUALITY PROTEIN: PR domain zinc finger protein 2 (The sequence of the model RefSeq protein was modified relative to this genomic sequence to represent the inferred CDS: inserted 2 bases in 1 codon; deleted 4 bases in 4 codons): protein MGAGSGAGGVAAAALGSLRRGARRARNAPEPLAAAETLAEVPEHVLRGLPEEVRLFPSAVDKTRIGVWATKPILKGKKFGPFVGDKKKRSQVKNNVYMWEVYYPNLGWMCIDATDPEKGNWLRFVNWACSGEEQNLFPLEINRAIYYKTLKTSPTFCGPIAPGEELLVWYNGEDNPEIAAAIEEERASARSKRSSPKSRKGKKKPQENRNKGNKSQDIAPKTSEPDSTSANMRDSVEGPEEEEERRPAAAPEQPALLQEGVIQDAPPELPISPAAQEPQPEPDGKQEATDCEVNDLDEEEEDEEEEDDDDDLEEDGEEEGDMPNESSVKEPEIRCDEKPEDLLEEPKSISEETPEDSPEGTPVVQIPKTKEEANGEAFEAFXFPCQHCERKFTTKQGLERHMHIHMSTVNHAFKCKYCGKAFGTQINRRRHERRHEAGLKRKPSLTLQPSEDLPDGKVCGENVTPKDELNPSHLGQDCLILNSEKASQETVNSSVVEENGEVKELHPCKYCKKVFGTHTNMRWHQRRVHERHLIPKGVRRKGGLLEEPQPPAEQAPPAQNVYVPSTEPEEEGEVDDVYIMDISSNISENLNYYIDGKIQTNNSTSNCDVIEMESSSADLYGINCLLTPVTVEITQSIKTTQVTVTDELPKEPSSSTNSESKKRRTASPPVLPKIKAETDSDPAAPSCSLSLPLSVSTTEAVSFHKEKSVYLSSKLKQLLQTQDKLTPPAEIPKLGPVCVSAPASMLPVTSSRFKRRTSSPPSSPQHSPALRDFGKPSDGKAAWTDAVLTSKKPKLESRSDSPVWSLSGRDERETGSPPCFDEYKISKEWASGPTFSNVCNQQPLDLSSGVKQTAEGTGKASVQWESVLDLSVHRKPGSDSEGKELKENHSVQPSCGAVKKKKPTTCMLQKVLLNEYNGTDLPTENTPDVTRSPSPCKSLDAQPDPDLVPDSGFSAPAIDSSAEVCPSSPPLQTSSSSSGQLPPLLIPTDPSSPPPCPPVLTVATPPPPLLPTVPLPAPSSSASPHPCPSPLSNATAQSPLPILSPTVSPSPSPIPPVEQLMSAASPGPPTLSSSSSSSSSSSSSSSSSSSFSSSSSSSSPSPPPLSAVSSVISSGDNLEASLPTMTFKQEELENEDLKAREEPQSAVEQDAVQETFSKNFICNVCESPFFSIKDLTKHLSIHAEEWPFKCEFCVQLFKDKTDLSEHRFLLHGVGNIFVCSVCKKEFAFLCNLQQHQRDLHPDEVCTHHEFESGTLRPQNFTDPSKAHMEHMQGLPEGPLETSKEEEELNDSSEELYTTIKIMASGIKTKDPDVRLGLNQHYPSFKPPPFQYHHHNPMGIGVTATNFTTHNIPQTFTTAIRCTKCGKGVDNMPELHKHILACASASDKKRYTLKKNPVPLKQTVQPKNGVVVLDNSGKNAFRRMGQPKRLSFSVELSKMSPNKLKLNALKKKNQLVQKAILQKNKSAKQKADLRSSSESSSHICPYCSREFTYIGSLNKHTAFSCPKKPLSPPKKKVSHSSKKGGHSSPASSDRHASSSHRRRTADAEIKLQSTQAPLGKTRAHSSGPTQSPLPSSSFRSRQNVKFTASVKSKKPSSSSLRNSSPIRMAKITHVEGKKPKAVAKNHSAQLSSKTSRSLHVRVQKSKAVLQSKSTLASKKRTDRFNVKSRERSGGRPITRSLQLAAAADLSEGRREDGSARSELKDFGNFL, encoded by the exons ATGG GCGCGGGCTCCGGGGCGGGCGGAGTGGCGGCGGCGGCTCTCGGCTCGTTGAGGCGCGGGGCGCGGCGGGCGCGGAACGCTCCTGAGCCTTTGGCAGCTGCTGAGACCCTAGCTGAGGTACCTGAACACGTGCTGCGAGGACTTCCGGAGGAAGTGAGGCTGTTCCCATCAGCTGTTGACAAGACCCGGATCGGTGTCTGGGCCACTAAAccaattttaaaaggcaaaaagtTTGGGCCATTTGTTggtgataagaaaaaaagatctcAGGTTAAGAATAATGTATACATGTGGGAGGTATATTACCCAAATTTGGGATGGATGTGCATCGATGCCACTGATCCGGAGAAGGGGAACTGGCTGCGATTTGTGAACTGGGCTTGCTCAGGAGAGGAGCAAAATTTGTTTCCACTGGAAATCAACAGAGCCATTTACTATAAAACTTTAAAGACCTCCCCCA CATTCTGTGGGCCAATCGCGCCGGGCGAGGAGCTCCTGGTCTGGTACAATGGGGAAGACAACCCCGAGATAGCAGCTGCGATTGAGGAAGAGCGAGCCAGCGCCCGGAGCAAGCGGAGCTCCCCCAAGAGccggaaagggaagaaaaaaccccaagaaaatagaaacaagggAAACAAAAGCCAGGACATAGCACCGAAGACAAGTGAGCCAGATTCCACCTCTGCAAATATGAGAGATTCTGTGGA AGGtcctgaagaagaagaagagaggcgTCCAGCTGCAGCCCCTGAGCAGCCAGCCCTTCTCCAGGAGGGGGTCATCCAGGATGCACCACCAGAACTGCCGATCTCCCCTGCTGCCCAAGAACCACAGCCAGAGCCAGATGGAAAACAAGAAGCCACAGATTGTGAGGTGAATGATctggatgaagaagaggaggatgaggaggaagaagatgacgACGATGATTTGGAGGAAGACGGGGAGGAAGAAGGCGACATGCCAAACGAAAGCTCTGTGAAAGAGCCTGAGATCCGGTGTGATGAGAAGCCAGAGGATTTATTAGAAGAACCAAAAAGCATTTCAGAAGAAACTCCTGAAGACTCTCCAGAAGGGACACCTGTTGTCCAGATCCCCAAAACTAAAGAGGAGGCCAACGGTGAGGCGTTTGAAGCGTT GTTTCCATGTCAGCACTGTGAAAGGAAGTTCACCACCAAGCAGGGCCTTGAACGTCACATGCACATCCACATGTCTACAGTCAACCATGCTTTCAAGTGCAAGTACTGTGGGAAAGCCTTTGGCACACAGATCAACAGGAGGCGACACGAGCGTCGCCATGAAGCAGGGTTAAAGCGAAAACCCAGCCTGACACTACAGCCATCAGAGGACCTGCCTGATGGCAAAGTTTGTGGAGAAAATGTCACTCCTAAAGATGAATTGAATCCTTCCCATCTTGGGCAAGACTGTCTGATTCTAAACTCGGAAAAAGCTTCCCAAGAAACGGTAAATTCTTCGGTTGTAGAAGAGAATGGGGAAGTTAAAGAACTTCATCCCTGCAAATATTGTAAAAAGGTTTTCGGAACTCATACCAATATGAGATGGCATCAGCGCAGAGTTCATGAACGCCATCTGATTCCCAAAGGCGTGCGCCGAAAAGGGGGCCTCCTTGAGGAGCCACAGCCACCAGCCGAGCAGGCCCCACCTGCCCAGAATGTCTATGTACCAAGCACAGagccagaggaggagggggaagtagATGATGTGTACATCATGGACATTTCTAGTAACATCTCTGAAAACTTAAATTACTACATTGACGGTAAAATTCAAACTAACAATAGCACTAGCAACTGTGATGTGATTGAGATGGAATCTAGTTCGGCAGACTTGTATGGCATAAACTGTCTGCTCACTCCAGTTACAGTGGAAATTACTCAAAGTATAAAGACCACACAGGTCACTGTAACAGATGAACTTCCTAAAGAGCCGTCCAGCAGCACAAACTCTGAGTCCAAGAAACGGAGGACTGCTAGTCCACCTGTGCTCCCCAAAATTAAAGCTGAAACAGACTCTGACCCCGCGGCACCCTCCTGTTCCTTAAGTCTGCCTCTTAGTGTGTCAACAACCGAGGCGGTGTCTTTCCATAAAGAGAAGAGTGTTTATTTGTCGTCAAAGCTCAAACAGCTTCTTCAAACCCAAGACAAGCTAACTCCTCCTGCAGAAATCCCTAAGTTAGGTCCCGTATGTGTCTCCGCTCCTGCATCCATGTTACCCGTGACCTCTAGTAGGTTTAAGAGAAGGACCAGCTCTCCACCCAGTTCTCCACAGCATAGCCCTGCCCTTCGGGACTTTGGGAAACCAAGTGATGGAAAAGCAGCGTGGACAGATGCGGTCCTGACTTCGAAGAAACCCAAATTAGAAAGTCGTAGTGACTCACCAGTGTGGAGTTTGTCTGGGAGAGATGAGAGAGAAACTGGGAGCCCTCCTTGCTTCGATGAATACAAAATATCGAAAGAGTGGGCATCTGGTCCTACTTTCAGCAATGTGTGCAACCAGCAGCCACTGGATTTATCCAGCGGTGTCAAACAGACGGCTGAGGGTACAGGCAAGGCCTCTGTCCAGTGGGAATCTGTACTGGACCTCAGTGTGCACAGAAAGCCTGGTAGCGACTCTGAAGGCAAGGAGTTGAAAGAGAACCATTCAGTGCAGCCTTCCTGTGGTGCTGTGAAGAAGAAGAAGCCGACC ACCTGCATGCTCCAGAAGGTTCTTCTCAATGAGTATAATGGCACTGATTTACCCACAGAAAATACTCCTGATGTGACCAGGAGCCCAAGCCCTTGTAAATCTTTAGATGCCCAGCCAGATCCTGACCTTGTTCCTGACTCTGGTTTCTCTGCCCCTGCCATCGATTCATCTGCTGAAGTTTGTCCTTCGTCACCTCCCCTACAAACATCTTCCTCATCTTCTGGTCAGCTGCCTCCTCTCTTGATCCCCACAGATCCCtcttcccctccaccctgcccTCCTGTGTTAACTGTTGCCACTccg ccccctcccctccttccaaCTGTCCCTCTTCCCGCCCCTTCTTCCAGTGCATCTCCTCACCCATGTCCCTCTCCACTCTCGAATGCCACTGCCCAGTCTCCTCTTCCAATTCTGTCCCCAACAGTGTCCCCCTCACCCTCTCCCATTCCTCCTGTGGAGCAGCTCATGTCTGCTGCTTCACCTGGTCCTCCAacactttcttcctcctcctcctcttcatcatcctcctcgtcctcctcctcgtcctcctcttcattctcctcttcatcttcctcctcatcCCCTTCACCACCCCCTCTCTCAGCAGTGTCATCTGTTATTTCCTCCGGAGATAATCTGGAGGCTTCTCTCCCCACAATGACTTTCAAACAGGAGGAACTAGAGAACGAAGATCTGAAAGCCAGGGAAGAGCCCCAGTCTGCAGTTGAACAGGATGCTGTTCAGGAAACATTCAGCAAAAACTTTATTTGTAATGTCTGTGAATcaccatttttttccattaaagatCTAACCAAACATTTATCTATTCATGCTGAAGAATGGCCCTTCAAATGTGAATTTTGTGTGCAGCTTTTTAAGGATAAAACAGATTTGTCAGAGCATCGCTTTTTGCTTCATGGAGTTGGGAATATCTTTGTGTGTTCTGTTTGTAAAAAAGAGTTTGCTTTCTTGTGCAATTTGCAGCAACACCAGCGAGATCTTCACCCAGACGAGGTGTGCACACACCATGAGTTTGAAAGTGGGACACTGAGGCCCCAGAACTTCACGGATCCCAGCAAGGCCCACATGGAGCATATGCAGGGCTTGCCGGAAGGCCCTTTGGAAACTtccaaagaggaggaggagttaaATGATTCCTCTGAAGAGCTTTATACCACCATAAAAATAATGGCTTCTGGAATAAAGACAAAAGATCCAGATGTTCGATTGGGTCTCAATCAGCATTACCCAAGCTTTAAACCACCTCCATTCCAGTACCATCACCACAACCCCATGGGTATTGGTGTGACGGCCACAAATTTCACCACCCACAATATTCCACAGACTTTTACCACTGCCATTCGCTGCACAAAATGTGGAAAAGGTGTTGACAACATGCCTGAGTTACACAAACATATCCTGGCATGTGCTTCTGCAAGCGACAAGAAGAGGTATACTCTGAAGAAAAATCCAGTACCATTGAAACAAACTGTGCAGCCCAAAAATGGAGTGGTTGTCTTAGACAACTCTGGAAAAAATGCCTTCCGGCGAATGGGACAGCCCAAAAGACTGAGCTTCAGTGTTGAGCTCAGCAAAATGTCACCGAATAAGCTCAAATTAAATGCATTGAAGAAGAAAAACCAACTTGTACAGAAAGCAATccttcaaaaaaacaaatctgcAAAACAGAAGGCTGACTTGAGGAGCTCCTCGGAGTCGTCCTCCCACATCTGCCCCTACTGCAGCCGAGAGTTCACTTACATTGGGAGCCTGAACAAGCACACGGCATTCAGTTGCCCCAAGAAACCCCTCtctcct ccaaaaaaaaaagtttctcattCATCCAAGAAAGGTGGACACTCATCACCTGCAAGTAGTGACAGACACGCCAGCAGTAGTCACCGCAGACGGACAGCGGATGCTGAGATTAAGCTGCAGAGCACGCAGGCACCCCTGGGCAAGACCCGGGCCCACAGCTCAGGCCCCACCCAGTCTCCACTGCCCTCCTCATCCTTCCGGTCCAGGCAGAATGTCAAATTCACAGCTTCAGTCAAGTCCAAAAAACCAAGCTCCTCCTCTTTAAGGAACTCCAGCCCTATAAGAATGGCCAAAATCACTCACGTGGAGGGGAAAAAACCCAAAGCTGTGGCCAAGAATCATTCTGCTCAGCTCTCGAGTAAAACCTCCCGGAGCCTGCACGTGAGAGTACAAAAAAGCAAAGCTGTTTTACAGAGCAAGTCTACTTTGGCAAGTAAGAAAAGAACAGACCGGTTCAATGTAAAATCTAGAGAACGGAGTGGGGGG CGGCCGATCACCCGAAGCCTTCAACTGGCAGCTGCCGCCGACCTGAGTGAAGGCAGAAGAGAGGACGGCAGTGCCAGGTCGGAGCTGAAGGACTTCGGGAACTTCCTGTAG